Within the Phycisphaerae bacterium genome, the region TCGGGCTGGCCGAAGCCCGCCGAATGGTGGGCCGGTACGCCGATGCTTTAGCCGTTCTCGAAAGAGTCAACGCCGTATCCTCCGATAGCTGGCAGTTGGCTCGCGCAGAGGTTCTGTCGGAGATCGGCCGTTACGGACAGTCCATCGAAGCGGCCGGCAAGGCTATTGAGCTTAATAGTCGCAACACCAGCGCCCGCCGACTGCTGGGACATTTGTACGAGATCACGGGCGACAGACTCAAGGCGATTGAAGCCTACGCGTGGTTTGAAGCCCTCCTGCGGAAAAGCTACCCGACCACGGCCGTTGCCCTGACCGATTCGGGTATTGCGATCTACCGTCATGCGGTTCTCACTCGCAGTCCTCAGACCACCGCCCGGACGAAGTACGTTTTGCAGGAGCTGCTGCAACCGGCCGTGGAGCGTTTGGACAAGGAGTACTGGCCGGCGCTGCTGGCGTCCGGCGAGCTGCTGTTGAGCAAGTACAACCTGGAGCAAGCCGGCGACGATTTCAAAGCCGCCATCAAGATCAACCCCAACCTGGCGATGGCACACGTCGGGTTAGGAACCATCGCTTTGGATCAGTGGGATTTTGAAAAAGCCGCTGAAGAGGCCGCCGCTGCCCTGAAGATCAATCCGCACAGCCCCGATGCGCATTGCCTGCAGGCTCGTATTCACCTCCTGGAACGAAAGGATGCTGAGGCCGTCAAAGCCGCCGCCCAAGCACTGGACACGAACCCGAATCACCTCGAAGCCCTCGGGATCCTCGCGGCCGCGCGCCTCCTTCACGGCGACAAAGCGGGCATGCAGGAGACCGTGAGCCGTGCCGAGAAGGTCAATCCCCGCAACGCCATCGTGCCCAACGAGGTCGCTTCCTGGTTGGCCATGCGAAACCAGTTTTCCGAGGCCGAGCCGTTGTTCAAAAAGGCGGCCGAGCTGGCTCCTGAGTGGGCCGATCCGCTGACCGGGCTGGGCATGCTCTACATGGAAACCGGCGACGAAGCGGCCGCCCGGCGGGTGCTCGATTCGTCGTGGAAACTTGACCCGTTCAACGAGAAAACCTTCCACACGCTGAATCTTCTGGATAAGCTCGAGAAGTTCGGCCACGAGGAGACCGAACACTTCATCGTCAAATCCGCCGATGGCCCAGAGTCAATCATCAGACCCATGGTGGCCGCTTATGCTGAGGAGATTTACGCTCGCGTCTGCGATCAATACAACTACCGTCCGCCGCGCAAGACGATCATTGAGGTCTTCCCCGAGCACGGCAGTTTCGCCGTGAGGGTCACCGGCCGGCCGTTCCTGCACACGATCGGCGCGACCACCGGCCCGGTCATCGCCCTGGATGCCCCGCGAAGCGGCCCCACGAGCATGACCTTCAATTGGCCCACCGTGCTGCGGCATGAATTCGTTCACACGGTTACCCTGGCGGCAACGGGGAATCGGGTTCCCCGGTGGCTGACTGAAGGGTTGGCCCAGCGCGAAGAGGGCAGACACTGGTCCTGGGAATGGTGCCAGATGCTGGTCATGGCCCTGCGCAGGGGAATGCTCTACGACCTTAACTCGATCGATTGGGGCTTCGTTCGGCCGAAACACC harbors:
- a CDS encoding tetratricopeptide repeat protein, with translation MRPRDMPFRLALFCLSGLLARCPMPVIFAADVPASQAPQPLTKPSQDLLKQAQDLLVRGAYEEAAKNLEELAADPEQAVEAAIGLAEARRMVGRYADALAVLERVNAVSSDSWQLARAEVLSEIGRYGQSIEAAGKAIELNSRNTSARRLLGHLYEITGDRLKAIEAYAWFEALLRKSYPTTAVALTDSGIAIYRHAVLTRSPQTTARTKYVLQELLQPAVERLDKEYWPALLASGELLLSKYNLEQAGDDFKAAIKINPNLAMAHVGLGTIALDQWDFEKAAEEAAAALKINPHSPDAHCLQARIHLLERKDAEAVKAAAQALDTNPNHLEALGILAAARLLHGDKAGMQETVSRAEKVNPRNAIVPNEVASWLAMRNQFSEAEPLFKKAAELAPEWADPLTGLGMLYMETGDEAAARRVLDSSWKLDPFNEKTFHTLNLLDKLEKFGHEETEHFIVKSADGPESIIRPMVAAYAEEIYARVCDQYNYRPPRKTIIEVFPEHGSFAVRVTGRPFLHTIGATTGPVIALDAPRSGPTSMTFNWPTVLRHEFVHTVTLAATGNRVPRWLTEGLAQREEGRHWSWEWCQMLVMALRRGMLYDLNSIDWGFVRPKHHGGPMLAYAQSEWMVDYIIERHGQGAIGTMLAGFRDAARQDEIVRNALGQSPEAFMRDFTAWASKQAESWGQPLDPIPPIEEIDRRLVSAKDAEKVALLVSKAEALLDNHELDEAAKALRDARKINDRDARVLTVMVQTLWAQAGQSDKKKEEKLRKECIKVAEELAKRDPDNPTACWVLGSQAIKDQDRLRAVEMFARVVEARPRDLYSRSRLAELYIELKQPEKALAELIELARLDSNEESYPLRAARIHADAGRGAEAVEWYRKALMVAPYDKDTHEALGQLLMREQRFLEAIDAFRVVTQLKPASAEAHSRLAFALYRAGRTEEAKGAAKRAVSLDPQSDAKSLLEDQPRSSSPSVSPPTR